The nucleotide window TGCATATCCTTTTCTTCGACGGTATTGGTGAGCTTTTGAACCGCCTTTAATAGATTAGCTACCTGCTCCTCGAGCGTGGTTGCCCCAGTCATCATGCCTTGCATTGCTGAGGGGTAAGACGTACCGTCTGACTGCATTCCAAAAGTGTTATATTCTTCAGCATCAGAACTCCCCTTGTATGATCCCGTGCTTGAGTGACCATCGAAGGCAGGTGAGAACGACCGTTCTCTTGGTTTTGTGTTTGGAGCTTGTCTCTCTTCACTTCAAGGGACATGCTTCGCTGTCCCTAAACTTTCCAGGGTGATGATTAGTTGGCGAGGCTTAGAAGGCAAAGCTACAAATGTTGTTGGCTAAACCTTCGCCATGCTTCGAGTGACGTGACCAGATGAGCTGCTGCTCGATTTCGAGGTCGTTGTCTTGGACTTGTTCTTTGGAATGACTTGAGTGTTCTTGGAAGCCATTGCTCTAATGGATTTGTTTTGGAATCGTCTTACGGGGAAGGAGATGAGAGGCAaagaggtcccactgggcgtgccaatttgtaaacacgagaatctgaaaacaaacaaaatacagacacgtgtacaaaaataataatttattaatttaagtgagggttacaatctttggtaatcctctgattctatctccgacaatgaatttcactcaagggcttgacgcttgatcttgagtggTACGATGATCACGAGAGTTGACACGTGACAAATGTCTTGGtttgaggttggtgaggaaccggctatttcgcagcttgatggttcttcacgagcttgggaggcttcaaaaattttgagagtgttttcttctatttttcggccgaagtccttctcttgatttgagatggggtatttatagtgtctctcaatttggaatgccttgataacacgtaattaattatattttccttaataacataatcaaatcaatcagccttaattaactgatttaatcatgaccattaaggaattagccaatcaatttgatggctgattttaattgtatttcattaatagcataatcaaatcaatcagctttaattaactgatttaatcacgactattaaagaattagccaattaatttgatgactgattttcatattgattatcaatttaaataaattgacatctaatcagcagacgaaatttaatacttgatttgactcggaatcaattgatttaatttgattgatccgctttaatatcaGCTGATTAAGTCGGAACGAATTTATTTATTGCCGTCGGGCTTTTTGTATGCCGCCACATGTCATTCCCTGAGTCTGCTTGGTTTTGCTTACTCATAAGCCACGTgcacattttgtgggacccacatgccgattaaatttgttcagtcataattttaagtgttgaccgaattatttaatgaattttattttcattaaattttttgtgTCTACAAAATcttatttcatttttctttggtttgataaaaaaaaaaaaaaaggatagttATACGAACAGGTAGAAAATTAGATGATTGGAACGCATCAGATCTAAAATCGGGTTTCAAGTCGGAGCATAATGAAGAGGATAATAGACTCGTGGCATTGATCCAAGGAATTAATAGTCTTGAAAACCTGTTTTCAATACTAATGGAGTAGTTCTTTCCGTTCTCCTTCTGTCAATCCCTCATTGTTCTTGATCTCTGCCTCTTTCTCCTGCTTCTTAAACTTTGTTTCTCTAAAAATTTCACTTGTATAAACATTAAAATGCATATGAGATCcgattaatttcatttttctttggtttatggatttggtttattATTCAAATctttatgatgatgatgatgagcacGAAGAACAAGAGGGGATTTACTTctacaacaacatatatatgaaaAATTCAGTCAATTATTCTTTGACAATGAACTCTACCGTCACCTTCTTGGGCACGATTTAATCATAGACTTTGAAGATCATAATGATGATGAAAAGGGGAAAAATTTAGATAATTGACCAAACATGATGCTTCACCAGCCGTATCCAGATCTaacaagatgcaaaagaaaacaatgaaggaaaaaaaaaaaaagattcggTATCTAACATCGATTATGCGACGGTGAAATTTTCagaggaaagaaagagaaaccaAAGAGAAGGGTTCTGACTTCTGAGGAGGACTGTTTTTGTTAATGGACCTGATGAGAACGATGAAGTGATCACCGAGAGAAAACGGAAATAGACGTCATTAGTATTAGATTTATTTGttcctcacagtcccttaaaactgtcttTCAGGTGAGCAAGCCTATTAAttttataacaaattacatctAAGTTATTGACAGAATATTGTTTGACAGATACATCCTTAAAAGATGAAATTAAACATCCAAGGACAAAATCTTACAGATAAGGACAAGTTGATCTCCACTTGCCACCTGTTATAAGGTTAATTACTTATTTGCccttaacttatttttttgggaATATATTCCCTTACTGCTACAGagaccgtctctctctctctctctctttatcttTCTCCTTCGTCAGCgacagcttcttcttcttcttctttaatttgaaACGCAGTGAGAGAACCCGTCCATGGAAGCTTTCCAATTTCTCTTCTCCTATTGAAAGCGATCGAATTTCCATGTAAGTTTTTTgattcttcatgtcttcttgcTTCAAATTCATGCTTCTGTGTCAATTTCATGCTTTCTAAGATTTTGATCATCTACTGTTTCATCCAATTTTTTGTGAATTTCTTCTAGTTTTGGTTCAATTTGTTTCGTTTTGAATTATTGAACTCGTTTTAGGTTGaatttgattcttcttttttctttttacttttctattttgaatttGTCTGTTGATTTTTTACCTATAATTGGAACGGGAATATACTTCGAGGCTATGATATTCAATCCTGAAGTTTGAGGTCTGAGTTGGTTTATAATTGGAGTATTGTGATTTTAGTGTCTGATGGTTTATAATTGTGTTATGATTGTAGTAGAGCAGTAGCAGGtgtttgaatttgtgtaatAGCAGTAGCAGGTGGTTGATTATTGTATATTTGAGGTTTGATATCTTGTAGAGCAGTAGCAGAGTTTGATGTGATGTTTAGTTTTACTATTATCATAGTAGCTGTTCTAATATTTTGGCTTTCAGGTTGTGCAGTAGCAGTATATAACATTAATAATAGTTTTCTACATGTGTTTTATAGTATGTCAAAGTCAACATTTGGAAGATTTACATATGGGACAGAGACTATTCTTTTACCGTTGTCATCAAGCACCAcgtatgaaaatttgtgtgcCAAAATTTCCTCAAGGTTTCGAAACCTCAAGGATGGTCAATTTGTTTTTAGATATGCACTTAACGATTGCCCCAATTGCTACTTAGAGTGTGACGATGATATTTTGATCATGTTGGATATCTTCCAACTGCTAAATTTTCCCTTTATAGATATACATGTTCTTGATGTTGGAGCTTGTTCCAAGATGTGTGTCGATAAACAGGAAATTGCTGCTACTGTGGATACTGCTATTGTGAATATCCCTGAACTTGTTGATGAAGATCATGCTAGTAGTGATGATTCAAACCTTGAGGATGACAACAACATGATAATTGGAAATTTTGTGAGCAACAAGTCTAAAAGGAAGTATATGTCTAGTGATTGGAATGACAATATATATAAGATTGGTCAAGTTTTCATTGGTGGTGCCGTCGAATTTCGGGATAAGTTGTGCAAGTTTGCAGTTGAGAAGGGGTTTGAGTTTAACTATGTTAAGAATGACAAGTGCCGTGTTAGTGCTACTTGTGCCAAGAAAGATTCCGATGGGTGTGAATGGTATGTTTATGCTTCCTTAAACAAGGCTAGTGGTTATTTCCATATAATAAAGTTGGTGAATAATCATTCTTGTGTTGGTGTTGTCCGGCATCAAAATCATAAGAGGTTAGGATCCAAAGTTATTTCCACTATTATGGCTGATAAAGTCAGATCCGATCCTTTAATTAAGCCCAAGGATATTGTCAAGCATTTCAAGCATGATTATGGGTTTGATATTCCTTATCACATGGCATATAGGGGCAAAGAGGCTGCTAATAAGATGTTACATGGTAGTGAAGCATTTGGGTATTCTCTATTGCCTTGGTATATTGACACATTAAAGAGAACTAACCCCGGTTCATATTGCATTCTTGACTCTCTTGATAATCGTTTTCGTTGATTGTTTATATCTTATGGGGCTTGCATAAACGGCTTCAAATATTGTCGACCTATGTTGTTCCTTGATGGGACTTTtattaaaaacaagtataagggGATGCTATTGGGTGCTTGTGCTAAAACAGGGAACAAAGGTATGCAAACTTCTTCTAAAGTGAGTTttcttttatgatttttttttgttttgtccaTGTAGTAGCAGCATAtgtaaattttgattaaatGTGAATTGTTAGTGTAATTTATGAGAACCTGGCAGTAGCAGCCCTTATTGTGTTTTCTTGTGATCTTCACATGATGATCGGATGTGAGTTTGTTTTGCATGCTTTCCTATTGTCAAGTTGAATTTCTTTAATGGCaatagcagtagcagtagcagtaacAGTATCAGTAGCATTTTAAAGCAGTAGCAGTTCTTATATTCGATCCTTTTTTTGTCTTATTTAttcttgcttttgtttttgttttttgttttccagaTGTTTTCCCATTTGCCTTTGCCATTGTTGATGCTGAAAGTAAAGAGAATTGGAGGTGGTTCCTTGAACATTTGGCAATAATCTTGGCGAGCGACTACCGGACTATTGTATTCATGACAGACCGTGGAGCTGGTCTTTTGGATGGTGTGAAAGAGGTGTTTCCAAATGCGCCTCACTCCTACTGTATCAAGCATCTAAAGGACAATTTGAATGGCAGGTATCCAAGTTCCTATGGTTCTACTTTTAAGGAACACATTGTGAGATTGTTTACACAAGCTGCATATGCTAGGACTTTAGATATCTTCAATGAAAAGTTGGAAGAATTTAGGAAGCAAAGTCGTGGGCAGGGTCAGTCCTTTCTTGCTAACTTGCCACCCGAAAACTATGCTATTGCTTGCTTCCCTGCTAAAAGATATGGCGAAATGAGTAATTCTTTGGCAGAGAGCTTCAACAACATGGTCAAGGATGAGAGATGCATGCCGCTGCCTCAGTTGCTTGAAGGCATTCGTGTGAGAGTTATGGAGATTTTTTGTGAAAGGAAGGTTCAATCTTCTACTTGGAGGAGTGTGCTATGTCCTAAGCTTGAGAAAAAGTTGTCGAAAAGGATAGAAACAGGGAGAAATTGGAGAGTTAGCCAgtctactaatgatatttttgaagttTGTACAGAGGATAGCAATGTCATGGTGAACTTGGTTGAGAGGGAGTGTTCTTGTGCTTGGTGGCAGTTTAGGTGCTTCCCATGTTCTCATGCAGTTCAAGTAATGCAGAAGGCGAACCGTATCCCTTACCGTTACATTGAAGATTACTGGAAGACCTCATTCTATAGAAGTGCTCATGATCTTCCTATTTTTCCAGTCCCGGATCTTGATAAGCCCAATCCTAGTAGTTTTGGTGATTCAGCTTTGCAGCCTCCCAAGACTCGAAAACCTCCCGGAAGACCACGGACAAGGAGGATCAAGTCGTTTGGGGAAGAGTCCAGACCAGTGAAATGCACACGGTGTGATCAACTTGGCCACCACAATTGCAGGTCATGCAATGTGGCGATCTGAGACAGTAGCACATTCAACAGTAACAGTAGCACATGACATGATTCAGCAGTAGCAAATTGATTCAACAGTAGCAGCAGATGGCATGATTCAACAATATGACATGATTCAGCAATAGCACATAACATGATTCAGCAGTAGCAGATTGATTCAACAGTAGCAGATGGCATGATTCAACAATATGACATGCAATTTTTTGATTCATATATGTTCGCACTGCAATTTTATATAGTAGCAGTGCCTCAGATtaattttttgagtttttgagaagtttctatgtcatgaggAACTGAGTATTATAGGGATAAATGGTCATGGATGATCGTTTTCAAGCAATAGCTTATTCAACAGTAGCATATGACATTGTTTCGTTGTAGCAAATTACAGAAAAAAGTTTAATTTCAGTGATTGATATTTTTGGTTTCCAGCAATGATTTGTTTATGTTCCCTCCTAAACAGGTGTAGTAGCGAAGTGTTTGTGTAGTAGCAGGGCCTGTTGgcggtgcagcggcacgctgcCTTGTTTTATGTTCAATCTTCTGCCTCCGTGTATATtcaatctttttcattttatgtttGGTCACCAAACCCGAAAACCACAATCAAATGCCTTCCAACATTACAATTCCCCAAGAAAATATCACACCAACCTAACATTAAATTTTGGTTTGGCTTAGAAAATCTGAATCAATTTCAACCTTTTAAGAACCTTTGCAATTCAAGATTTTGATCCCCTTCCCATCCTACTTGTTGAAAGATCAAAAAATGATAGGCAATAGCAAATCTACAAACATATCCCTATCTTCTGCACATGAAAATATATACTA belongs to Rosa chinensis cultivar Old Blush chromosome 4, RchiOBHm-V2, whole genome shotgun sequence and includes:
- the LOC112196240 gene encoding uncharacterized protein LOC112196240 is translated as MLFLDGTFIKNKYKGMLLGACAKTGNKDVFPFAFAIVDAESKENWRWFLEHLAIILASDYRTIVFMTDRGAGLLDGVKEVFPNAPHSYCIKHLKDNLNGRYPSSYGSTFKEHIVRLFTQAAYARTLDIFNEKLEEFRKQSRGQGQSFLANLPPENYAIACFPAKRYGEMSNSLAESFNNMVKDERCMPLPQLLEGIRVRVMEIFCERKVQSSTWRSVLCPKLEKKLSKRIETGRNWRVSQSTNDIFEVCTEDSNVMVNLVERECSCAWWQFRCFPCSHAVQVMQKANRIPYRYIEDYWKTSFYRSAHDLPIFPVPDLDKPNPSSFGDSALQPPKTRKPPGRPRTRRIKSFGEESRPVKCTRCDQLGHHNCRSCNVAI